The region TAATGTTTTACGCATGATCATCAATAAGCGCATAGCCAATACACACCCAATTATATCTGTTGTAGGTGTATTTATCGGCTTGCCGCTTTTTGGGATATTAGGCCTTGTTTTCGGACCGGTATTATTGTCCTATTTTTTATTATTGCTGGAGATATACGAAACGAACAGAATGGCAGCCGACAGATTGGAACGGATACAGTCATCACCCGAAAACTGACAGTTTGAATTGAATAGTTTTGTGAACATCAAGCAAAACACTATTGGGAGTTAAAAAAATAAATTATACAGAAATTGCAGAAAAATTGACCGATCTGTAATATTTGGCAGGATATTTAATCTATATATTGCGGTTCGGGTATAAGCGTATGGTGTGAGAGCCGGAGCGAGAGGTGCGAGATACCCAGATCAGGTAAAAGAAAATTGACAGTAGATTCAGACAACAGGCACTGAAAACTGGCTCTAAAAAAAGAATGTTCAACTTAAAATTATATTACAATGAATGATAACACAAAAGTAGTTGTTGCATTGCTTGCAGGTTTGGCAGCAGGAGCAGCCCTGGGAATTTTGTTTGCGCCAGATAAAGGTAACGAAACACGCGACAAGCTAACTGAATCATTAAAAAACCTGGGCGAATCAATAAAAGATACAGCAGCAGCCGAAATTGATAACCTGGTTGGGTTAAAAGATAAGGTGGTTGAAAATATAAAATCAAAGATCAGAGGGGCCGAAGAAGAGTATCAGGACGATCTGGAACACGCTTAATTTATTTTTTAGTATCAAGTAGTTAGTATCAAGTATCAAGACTTTTTTTGTAAACGCCTTAAAGTGCAGCTGTCGTGATACTTGATACTAACTACTTGATTCCCTATAAAACTACATCTATGGAAGCCAAAAAAGAAACACCACCACCACTACCTCCCATTGTTGACCAGCTGAAGGAATATGCCGAAACGCGTTTTAAGCTTTTGAAATATGAGGCTATTGAAGGTGGAACTTCAATTTTAGCCAGCATGATCACGGATGTTATTACCGCGGTAAGCATGGTGCTGGCTTTTATGTTTGCCAGTCTTACTTTAGCCTTTTATCTGGCTTACTTGTTAAATTCAGATTGGGAAGGCTTTGGCTGTGTAGCTCTTATTTATTTAATAATAGCCGTTGTTGTAAAGCTCAATAAAGAGCGTATTGAAAAGCCGTTGATTAACCTTTTCATACAAAAACTGTTTAAAAAATAAAGTATGGACGTTTCAATAAAAAATATTACAGATCTGCAGGAAGAGATTGCGAGAATGCGCGTTATTGAATTACGGCAGGGCGAAGAACTGGCCAAACGTTTTAACAGCCCTTCGGCCATATTTGCCAGCTTGATGTCCTTACTTAATTCAGGTAACAGAGGCGATAGCGGGGATCATCCGGGTATTTTTAACCAGGACTTTTTTGGTCTGCTATCCAGAATAGTATTGCCGGTAACCTTAAATAAAACGCTGTTCAAACGCTCTAACTTCTTAGTCAAAACATTGGTTGGACTGGTATCACAAAAAGCATCCAACTATATTAGTGGCGATGCGATACATGGTTTATGGGATAAGGTAAAGTCGGTAGTTCATTCGGTTATTACAAGTAAACCGGAAACTTCGCCTAAAAAAAGTATGCCCAATGTACCGCCGCCGGTGGTGATGTAACCTGCTGCCCGATCCTGTTAAAATATTCCAAATTTTCACAGTTTGTAGAAAAGCCTATTTTTGCACTTTATTTAAAAAAGTGGGAAAAGATAAATTAAAGCGCTTTGCTGAAATTGACACCTTTAGCAATGTATTACAATTGGATGCCGGCAAACCTTTTAAAGGCGAATGGAGTAAGGGTTTTTTTAAAAACAATAACCCGGTAGTGCTGGAGCTGGCCTGCGGTAAAGGTGAATACACAGTGAACCTGGCCACGCTGTTTCCCGATAAAAATTTTATTGGTATTGATTATAAAGGCAACCGCATTTGGCGCGGTGCCAAAACCGCGCTGGAAGAAAATGTACCCAATGTGGCCTTTTTGCGTATACAGATAGAAAACCTGCTGGATTATTTTGCCCCTGGCGAGATAGACGAGATCTGGATAACTTTTCCCGACCCGCAGCCCCAGCTGAGCCGCGAAAAAAAGCGCCTTACCTCTCCCCGTTTTTTGGATAAGTATATCGAAATATTAAAACCGGGCGGTTGTGTAAACTTAAAAACTGATAACGACGGCTTACATGCCTACACAGCCGAAAAGATAGAAGAGCTAAAACTCAAACTCCACATCAGAACCGAAGATCTGTATCATTCGCCTTATGCCGATGAGGTGCTATCCATTAAAACTTATTACGAAAAAAAATATTTAAAGGATAATAAGAACATTAACTACCTTAAGTTCTCATTTGCATAGGTAGGAAAGTTAAGATTATTTGATAATATAAAAAATGTGTCATTGCGAGGAGGAACGACGAAGCAATCTCGTAGCTATTCTTCCCGAAGAGAACGCGAGGAGATTGCTTCGTGCCTCGCAATGACATGCGGTTGTAAATCAGATCTTAGCTTTAAGCCTTATGCTTTGAGTTTTAAGCTTTTTATCATGGACGATATTAATTTCTTCGATAAAGTATACCAGGTAGTCCGGCTTATTCCGGTGGGAAGGGTAACCTCTTTTGGTGCTATTGCAAGCTACCTGGGCACCAAAGGCTCATCGCGTATGGTGGGCTATGCGCTGCAAGCTACGGCTAAAGTAGTACCCAAAGTGCCCGCGCACCGGGTAGTGAACCGCCAGGGCTTGCTTACGGCTAAGTTTCATTTCGGCGGCAACCTCATGGCCGAACTGCTGGAAAGCGAAGGCGTAAAAGTAAAAGACGACCAAGTGCAGGAGTTTAAAACCGTATACTGGGATCCGAGCATCGAACTGGCCTTATAATTTAAAATCAATATTAGTTTTTTATGATACCCCTGAATGTTTTATTTTACATCGTATTTTTTTTACGATTGATCACCATTTTTATTTCGGCACGAAATGAAAAAAAATTAAAAAAGCTGGGCGCTGTGGAATATGGCAAATCCAATTCAACTGTATTGGTATTATTCCATTTTGCCTATTACGCTGCCTGCCTGGTTGAAGGTTATACCAAAGGAGCTTTTTATACCGACAACCTCACTACCTATGGGCTCATTATTTATATTGCAGCTATAGCAGTGCTTTATTATGTTATTTACGCCATCAGGCATGTATGGACAGTTAAGCTGATCATTGCACCAAAGCAATATCATGTCTTGAATACCAACGCGCTGTTCAGGTTTGTAAAGCATCCCAATTATTTCCTGAATATTATACCCGAGCTTATTGGTATAGCGCTTGTTTTTCATGCCTGGTTTACTTTGATCATAGGCTTCCCGATTTATCTTATCCCGCTGATCATCCGGATAAGACAGGAGGAAAAAGTGATGAAAGAGCACTTTGAGCAATACTAAAGAGTAAAAGCTAAGCTGCTACAGCAGCTGTAGCAGTTCCATCCGGTTGCCAAAAGGATCGATGAAAGCAAAGCGTTCCCGGCCGGTAATCAAGGGCTCTTCCATGATTTCCAATCCCTGTTTTTCCAGGTATATGCGCGCGGCCTGCACATCGCCCACTTCAAAAGCCGTATGCCTGATAGAACGGGGATGACTTTCCTCTACCCCTATATGCAGCTCGATATCCGCTATCCTGAACCAATACCCTGCCGACGAAAATACTCCCGGGCGTTCCGTTAGCTCGAGCCCGATAATATTGGTATAAAACAACCGGGCCTCTTCCAGTCTGTCTGGTGGAACGCAAATGTGTATATGGTCGGTTCGCTTAAAGTTGATCATGAACAGAGGATAAATTCAGCAGTAAAATTAGGATAAAGCAAACAATAAAAAATGCCGATAACTCCATTATTATAAAGTAAAAAGTATTTGTATTTGCTAATTAGTTTAGTAAATTTGTGTAGATAACAGCCCGGTCTTTTTTTATAAAGCCGGGCTGTTTAGTTGAAAGAAAAAGATAACAAAAAACGACTGTTTGGTGTGCAAGCGCCTTACAGCCAATTATTTGTTACTTTTTAAACCTTTCAAAACACATCAAGAATTTGTTAAAAAGTGTTAAAATAGATGTTTTTGAATAGTTTTTGGATGGTTTTTGACCCGGTTTTGCCTCCTTTTTGGCTCAAAAAGTGTTAAAATTATACCTTTAAAAAGTTTTTTAGACATCATCTAATTCAATAACTCAATAATTAAAACTCCCGTGGGAAAACTCGTAGAAGAATTTGACGCCTATCGTACCAAGATGAACGACAGGGTCATGAAAACCGCCAACACCAATATTAAACGCTTTTTCGCGCTGGATACCACCAGCTATGCCGATGGTGCATTAGATGTTAAAACCAAAGAAATGCTGGGTCTGGTAGCCAGTATGGTTCTCCGTTGCGACGATTGTATCAAATATCACCTGGGCAAGTGCCATGCAGCCGGCGTAAACAGCGATGAACTGAACGAGGTATTTATGATAGCCAATCTGGTAGGCGGCTCCATCGTGATTCCCCATTACCGCAGGGCTGTGGAGTATTGGGATGAGCTGATGAATGAGGCTTAACAGGCTTTAAGTTCTAAGGTATTATCAACAATTTACGCGGATGGAGTAACAGATTGATTTAGATGTAATAAAATAGCCATACATACGTATATTTAATATCCTAAATCAACCTGAGCCATGTATAAGTCTAAATTATCCCGGAATGTGTTCCCTGTTGATGTGCTGCCAATCGTCAATATCTTGCTCATATTAGTAATGTTAAGATTTTTTATGAGCGGAAGGCCTGTGGTTAGGTGCCCTATAGATATTAACCCACCATTAACATCTTCAAATCTAATAGCAGATAGTTTTGTTAATGATGGAGCCACTATATTGATAGCACAAGGGAAAGTGATGCTGGAGCTTCCAGACAGCAGCCTGAGGGAGCAAACATTAAAACAAATAGGAATCCGGTACGGCATTTCTTTTTCATCTGCCGAAATGTCAAAATTTGGAACGACTGATGTAATTGGTAGCCCTGTTCATGAGCTTAAAAATTATATCAAAAGCTATTATGATCCTCAGAGTTACTATACACAGAAAGGCATAAGTATTGATACCGTAAGTAACGAGTTGTTTAACTGGCTATATGCGGCAAGAAAGGCTTATGCGACACAGCATGGTAGTCCTATGAGAATCAATATAAAAGCTGATAAAAACACAAGCTACACATTGATAAAACAGGTAATAAATGTTCTGCAAAGTCAAAAAATAAACAAGTTTTCACTGATTACACTGGTTGCAAGGTCTAAATACACTGATTATGAATGATATCGACTTAAAACGCTGCACCTGGGCCGGCACCGATCCTTTGTACATGAAATATCATGACGAAGAATGGGGAAAAGAAGTTCATAATGATAAGATACTGTTTGAGTTTTTGATACTGGAATCGGCACAGGCAGGTTTAAGCTGGATCACTATTTTACGCCGCCGCGAAAACTATTGCAAAGCTTTTGCCGGGTTCGACGTAAAAAAAGTAGCCGCCTTTACCGATGCCGATGTGGAGCGCCTGATGCAGGATGCCGGTATTATCCGTAACCGCTTAAAAATTCTGACTGCCATCACCAATGCACAGTTGTTTATCAAAGTGCAGCAGGAGTTTGGCTCGTTTGATAAATACCTCTATAGTTTTATGCCCGATGGCAAACCGATCATCAATCACCCGGAACGGGGTGTACCTGCCAGTACACCCATATCTGATGCCATTAGTAAGGATATGAAAAAACGCGGCTTTAAATTTTTTGGTACTACCATATGCTATGCGTATATGCAGGCAACGGGTATGGTGAACGATCACCTGGCCAGCTGCGATTTTAGATAGCACTAATTACACGAATGGCATCGAATTACAATAAGCACAAATTTTACTAATACCATCGAATTGCACGAATTAATTATAGAGTCTATAAATAGCTTCTTTGTGGCTATAAATACTATTTTTGCATAGAGCCATTATATTGTAAAGCCACTAAGCATTCGTGTAATCTGAAAAGAAATTCGTGTAATTAGTGGCAATATAAATTGGTGCAATTAGTGTAAAATATCAATGAAAAAACTATTTCTTTTGGATGGCATGGCCCTTATTTACCGGGCGCATTTTGCTTTAAGTAAAAGTCCGCGGTTTACGTCGAATGGGCTCAACACTTCGGCTGTAATGGGTTTTACCAATACCCTGTTGGATGTTTTGAAAAAAGAAAAACCAACACATATGGCCGTGGTATTTGATACCGAAGCGCCAACCGAACGGCATACCGATTATGAAGCCTATAAGGCCCATCGCGAGGCCATGCCCGAGGATTTGTCCAAAGCTCTTCCCTACGTGATCAAAGTGATACTGGGTTTCAATATTCCGGTGATTACTGCTGATGGTTATGAGGCCGATGATATCATTGGCACCCTGGCCAAAAAAGCCGAACAAAAAGGTTACCAGGTGTATTGCATGACTCCTGATAAAGATTTCGCGCAGCTGGTATCCGAAAACATCCGCATTTACAAACCTGCCCGCATGGGTAACGAAATGGAAGTGCTCGGTGTTAAAGAAGTGCTGGAAAAGTGGGAAATTGAACGCGTAGAACAAGTTATTGATATCCTGGGTTTATGGGGCGATGCTGTTGATAATATCCCAGGTATCCCCGGTATCGGCGAAAAAACTGCTAAGGCCCTGATCAAACAATATGGCTCGATGGAAGAGATCATTGCCCATAGTCATGAGCTAAAAGGTAAACAGCGCGAAAACGTAGAACAATATGCAGAGCAAGGGTTGCTTTCTAAAAAACTGGCTACCATACTGCTCAACGTTCCGGTAGAGCTGGACGAAGAAGGCCTGCAAATGGGTGAACCAAGCAAAGACCTGCTGGAACCGCTTTTTGCTGAACTGGAATTCCGCACCTTAGGTCGCCGGGTTTTTGGCGACGACTTCAGCGTTACCGAGATGAAAGCCGTATCGGTACAAACCGATTTGTTTGGCGATCCGGTGGCCACTGCCCGCACTACCATGACGGTTGATGTGGAAGATATTTACGAACCACCCGTTACCGCCGCTAAAAATATTGACAATGTACCGCATGAATATCACCTGGCCGATACGCCAGAGAAACGAGCGGAACTGATATCGCTATTGCTTAAACAACAAACCATTTGTTTTGATACCGAAACCACCGGCACCGATGCTAATTATTGCGAGCTGGTAGGCTTGTCATTCGCGGTAAAACCGGGCGAGGCCTGGTATGTGCCCGTTCCGGACAATCAGGATGAGGCTAAAAGTATCGCGACTGAATTTAAGCCGGTACTGGAAAATGAAGGCATCAGCAAAATAGGGCAAAACATCAAGTTTGATATCCTGATACTCAAATGGTACGGCGTTGAAGTAAAGGGTGCTCTGTTTGATACCATGATGGCCCACTATGTAATCGATCCGGATACACGTCATGGTATGGATATCCTTTCGGAAAATTACCTGGGTTATAAACCGGTCTCCATCACTACGCTTATTGGTCCTAAAGGTAAAAACCAGGGCAATATGCGCGATGTAGAGATAGAAAAGATTAAAGAATACGCCGCCGAGGATGCCGACATTACCCTGCAGCTTAAAGATATTTTTGAGCCGAAATTAAAGCAGGTAGAAAGCGAAAAACTCATCAACGAAATTGAGCATCCGCTGATATATGTACTGGCCGATATGGAGTTTGAGGGCGTAAAGATCGACCATGATACACTGCGCGAATTCTCTAAACAACTGGAAACCGATATTGCCGGTTTTGAAAAAACAGTATATGAAAAAGCGGGTGTACGTTTCAATATCGCGTCGCCAAAACAACTGGGCGAGGTGCTGTTTGAAAAACTGATGCTTGATCCCAAAGCCAAAAAAACCAAAACGGGCCAATACCAAACCGGCGAAGATGTGCTATTATCCCTTGCTGCCAAAAGTGATATTGTGAGAGACATCCTGGACTTTCGCCAGCTGCAAAAATTAAAGTCGACTTACGTAGATGCATTGCCAACTATGGTTAATCCCAAGACCGGGCGTGTGCATACTTCTTATAACCAGGCGGTGGCTGCAACCGGGCGTCTAAGCAGCGTGAACCCCAATTTACAAAATATCCCTATCCGTACCGAGCGCGGACGCGAGGTGCGTAAAGCTTTTATCCCACGCGATAATGGGCACAGCATTGTATCGGCGGATTACTCGCAGATAGAGCTGCGCATTATTGCCGAGATCAGTAAAGATCCTAACATGATGCAGGCCTTTATTGACAATCTGGATATCCACACTGCTACGGCTGCCAATGTATACGGCATAGCTCTGGATGAAGTAACCAGCGATCAGCGCCGTAATGCCAAGGCGGTAAACTTTGGTATCATCTACGGGCAATCGGCATTTGGTTTATCACAAAATCTGGGCATCCCGCGTAAAGAGGCTGCAGATATTATTGAACAGTATTTTGCGCAGTTCCCAGGGATCAAACAATACATGACCGACACCATGAATTTTGCCCGCGAAAACGGTTATGTAACTACGCTGATGGGCCGCCGCAGATATCTGCGCGATATCAATTCGGCCAATGCTACCGTACGCGGCTTTGCCGAACGAAATGCCATCAACGCTCCGATACAAGGTTCGGCGGCGGATATGATCAAAATTGCCATGATCAACATTCACCGGGAAATAAAGGCCCAAAAATTGGAAGCCAAAATGACCATGCAGGTGCATGACGAGTTGGTGTTTGATGTGCCCAATCACGAAATTGAGCTGATAAAACCCATCATTATGCACAACATGAAAACCGCCATCAAAACCGAAGTGCCTATTATGGTGGAGATTGGCACGGGGTTGAACTGGTTGGAAGCGCATTGATAGAGAGAGTCAATAGCAAAGAATCAAAATAAGCCACTGCGAATTAACGAAGATTTAAAATGGTTAATTTAATTGAATTCACTTTGAAGTCAGACCGAGGAGAACGGTTTTTGTTTATTAGTCCGGTATTGATGCAATCCAAGGAAATGCCTTCATTGCTACCTCCTATCAAGGCATATGTATACGAGGATTTAATAAAAGAGGATTTTTGGGCACATTTGGGAGATAAAAAAAGCGAAATTCCTAAAGAGTTTGAAAGAAAGGAACTGGTTATTAAACATGATCAGGATTTTGAAAAGGCGTATCTGGGTTATTTAGTTTTGAGCGATGGTGAAAGCACGCTATGGCAATGGGAAGATAATGTAACAGGGCTTAATAAAGGCGATATTGAAAAAATAGAAGCATTTTTAAATAATTACAAGAAAAATAAAAATTGATCTTTAGTTTCCAGCTGTGACTCGGCCCCAGCCCATAGTTGTTCGGAAGATTATTTGGGGGGCTAAAGCCAGGAAATACGACTACTATCCGTCCCATAAATGGGACGGCAATGAATGAGGAGAGTAATTTGTCTTTCATTGCCGTTGGTTTTAACCAACGGGCCGTAAAGAAGCAGTTATTGGCTTTAGCCTAATTCTCCCGCAGTCGCTCGACTCCAGCCGGATGACCATTATTAACCAGTCTCCGGCCGCAGTTGCCTGGCCGTCCCATGTGCTGACGACAATTTATTTACGAATAAGATAAAATATAAGAACTTTTATAATCATAAAGCTTGCTTAGTGTATTCGGCGGTACAACCTGGTATTGGCTGTTTTCTGCGTTTTTGGTGCAAATACCGCAAAGTAAGGCTCAAAACCTTAATAAGTTTTTTACAATAATCTGTCTAAATTTCAAAAACTATATTAATTCATATAGGTTTCTCTTTTAGCAATCTTTGCTTAAATTGAACCAATAAAACCTTAATGAAAATATACCATCTGAGTGCCGAATGTTATCCCGTTGCCAAGGTTGGCGGGCTTGCTGATGTGGTTGGCGCATTGCCCAAATACCAGAATCAGGCGGGTTTGCAGGCTGCCGTTGTCATGCCTTTTTATGATCGCAAGTTCACCCGCGAAAACGAGTTTGACGTGGTTTTCAGCGCGGCTACGCTATTGGGCACCCGCAGGCTTTTTTTTGAGATACTAAAAGAAAAAACCGATAAGCTGGGCTTTGAACTATACCTGGTAAAAATCCCCGGACTCATCGATCGCGAAAATATATACAGCTATCCGGATGAGCGGGAGCAGTTTATCGCTTTTCAGCTGGCTTTTTTAGATTGGATAAGTTATAGCGGCCAAACACCCGATGTGATCCATTGTCATGATCATCACTCGGGGTTGGTGCCCTTCCTGTTGTACCATTCTAAGTTATATCAACGATTGGCTAATACGCCTACTGTATTCACTATCCATAACGGGCAATATCATGGTGCTTTTGGTTGGGACAACCTCTCCTATCTGCCCGAGATCGACCTGACAAAAACAGGTTTGCTGGATTGGGCCGGCGGCATTAACCCACTGGCAGCGGCTGTAAAATGCTGCTGGAAATATACTACCGTATCGCCCACTTATCTGCATGAGCTTACGGTAAACTCCAACGGGCTGGAGTATCTGTTCTGGACAGAAAGAGAGAAAGGTTATGGCATTATCAACGGTATTGATACCGATGTATGGAATCCGCAAACAGATGCCATGATAGCCACAAAATTTACGGCCAGGCAAATAGCTAAAGGAAAACAAGCCAATAAAGCTGTGATCTGCGAGCGCTTTGCGCTGAATGCTGCTAAACCTCTTTTTGTATTTATAGGTCGTTTAGTAGTTGAAAAAGGCGCCGATCTGCTGCCAGAGGCCATTGAACGGAGCATTACAGAGAATGAGGGACAAGCTAACTTCCTGATCCTGGGTTCGGGTGATAAAGAAATGGAAACCGCCCTGCTGGAACTGAAAGAAAAATACCCGGAACAATGCAATGTATTTATTGGTTATGATGAAGCATTGGCTCACCTCATTTACGCCGGTGCCGATTTTTTACTGATGCCTTCGCGTGTTGAGCCATGCGGCCTTAACCAATTATACTCCCTAAGATATGGCACAATGCCGCTGGTTAGAAGCACCGGCGGATTGATAGACTCAGTTATTGATTTTGGCGACGAAGGTGGTTACGGCATCCGGTTTAATAATGCCAGTGTTGATGATATCTGCCATGCCATTGCCCGTGCTAATACCCTTTATCAAAATACAACACAATTGCAGCAATTGCGCAAACGCATGATGGCGCTCGATTTTTCGTGGGACCGTTCGGCAAAAGAATATATTGATCTGTATGAAAGTTTAAACCCTACGAGATATGACATCTAAAGTAATTTCCATTGTACTTGGCGGTGGCCAGGGCAGTCGTTTATCCCCCCTTACGGCAACACGCTCCAAGCCCGCAGTTCCTATTGCCGGTAAATACCGGTTGGTTGATATTCCTATTTCCAACTGCCTGCATTCGGGTATTACACGTATTTATGTATTAACGCAGTTTAACTCGGCATCGTTAAATAAGCACATCAAAAACACCTATCACTTTAGCAGCTTTAGTGATGCTTTTGTTGATATTTTGGCAGCTGAGCAAACACCAACCAGCGGAGCCTGGTTTCAGGGTACTGCCGATGCGGTAAGGCAAAGCCTGCACCATTTATCGGTTCATGAATTTGATTATGTGCTGATCCTTTCGGGCGACCAGCTGTACCAGATGGATTTTGAAGAAATGATCAATCACCATATCGATACGGGTGCCGAAATTTCTATCGCTACTATTCCGGTTGATGCTGCCGATGTTCCGGGTTTTGGCATCTTAAAAACGGATGAGAACAGCATGGTTACCGCCTTTGTTGAAAAACCAAAATCGGATTTTGAAAGCTGGGCATCAGATGTAAGTGATGAAATGAAAGCCGAAGGACGGGTTTACCTGGCCTCGATGGGTATTTATATATTTAACCGTAAGCTTTTGTATGAACTGCTGGAAGGGAACGACCGTACCGATTTTGGGAAAGAGATCATCCCGCAGTCCATCGCTGATCATAAAGTGGCCAGTTTCCAGTATGAAGGTTATTGGACAGATATCGGTACCATTCCATCGTTTTTTGAGGCCAACCTGGGTTTAACAGATGATATCCCTAAGTTTAATCTGTTTGGCGAAAATCACATATACACCCGTGCGCGCATGTTGCCGCCATCAAAAATATCGGGCACAACGATGGAAAAATCCATTATTGCCGATGGTTGTATTATTAATGCCAAACGGATCACCCGTTCGCTCATTGGTATCCGGACGCGTATAGGTGTAGAAACCATTATTGAAAACTGTTATGTGATGGGTAACGATAGCTATCAGACCCTGGAGCAAATTGCCGAGCTGAAGTTGGATCATTCGCCTATAATGGGTATTGGCGAACACTGCCAGATCAGGAATGCCATTATTGATAAAAATACCTACATCGGTA is a window of Mucilaginibacter inviolabilis DNA encoding:
- a CDS encoding glucose-1-phosphate adenylyltransferase; translated protein: MTSKVISIVLGGGQGSRLSPLTATRSKPAVPIAGKYRLVDIPISNCLHSGITRIYVLTQFNSASLNKHIKNTYHFSSFSDAFVDILAAEQTPTSGAWFQGTADAVRQSLHHLSVHEFDYVLILSGDQLYQMDFEEMINHHIDTGAEISIATIPVDAADVPGFGILKTDENSMVTAFVEKPKSDFESWASDVSDEMKAEGRVYLASMGIYIFNRKLLYELLEGNDRTDFGKEIIPQSIADHKVASFQYEGYWTDIGTIPSFFEANLGLTDDIPKFNLFGENHIYTRARMLPPSKISGTTMEKSIIADGCIINAKRITRSLIGIRTRIGVETIIENCYVMGNDSYQTLEQIAELKLDHSPIMGIGEHCQIRNAIIDKNTYIGNNVKINMGKTLPDGDFDTHTVQDGIVVIKKRAVIPDGTVI